One Cydia pomonella isolate Wapato2018A chromosome 15, ilCydPomo1, whole genome shotgun sequence DNA window includes the following coding sequences:
- the LOC133525607 gene encoding putative odorant receptor 92a isoform X2 — MMWLKSHPVITSTFTGHLTFYHTMEHLKDFASEFSKPFAICFDLLAKSNISIYNESKIRGKLRILALVVFYVTFYSSLVVSFKKVFTGELGFYELANLLPIFIVATQGAMKGIVIVSNLSKAKTVIDELGSMWRTTGLTKTQLMKKGVMLKRLNLCNAVFYWMNITGTWQYILVPLFETLFRNFVLGQDQLLFPFLCSLPYDAKRNWMVYLGTYFWESYSMLHLIYMYLGVEFLMITLCSHLATEFELLREEMLHAKPILEHSENTSYKDHIGRTLSYSNNEDDDAIDYFEEDSNENEVRADEDGPNIQEVIRRHQTLIKLSELLDDIFNRMIFFNLLFATITICFFGFVAKSAGVADSAYHNLWYEGDTRYQKIIIFIIVRSQQPCCLTSMRYAQVTLNTFTTVLSTTWSYFSLAISVYET; from the exons atgatgTGGCTTAAGTCTCACCCGGTCATAACATCAACTTTTACTGGACACTTAACTTTTTATCACACAATGGAACATTTAAAAGATTTCGCGTCAGAGTTTTCAAAACCTTTCGCAATTTGCTTTGATTTGTTGGCAAAGTCCAATATTTCGATTTACAATGAAAGTAAAATTCGGGGGAAATTGCGAATTTTAGCGTTGGTTGTTTTCTACGTTACTTTTTATTCTTCATTGGTAGTAAGTTTCAAGAAAGTTTTCACTGGAGAATTGGGGTTTTACGAGTTGGCGAACCTGTTACCTATTTTTATAGTTGCCACGCAAG GTGCAATGAAGGGAATAGTGATTGTTTCAAATTTGTCAAAGGCCAAAACAGTAATTGATGAACTTGGGTCCATGTGGAGGACCACTGGTCTGACCAAAACCCAGCTTATGAAGAAAGGGGTTATGCTGAAGAGGCTGAATCTTTGTAATGCAg TGTTCTACTGGATGAACATCACAGGCACATGGCAGTACATTCTGGTGCCATTATTCGAGACTCTATTCCGTAATTTTGTGCTGGGACAGGACCAACTACTGTTCCCCTTCCTATGCAGCCTACCGTATGACGCAAAGAGGAATTGGATGGTCTATTTAGGGACGTACTTTTGGGAATCCTACAGTA TGCTTCATTTAATATACATGTATCTCGGCGTCGAGTTTTTAATGATCACTTtatgctcacacctcgccactGAGTTTGAGTTGCTTCGCGAAGAAATGCTCCACGCGAAACCAATCTTAGAACACTCTGAAAATACAAGCTATAAGGACCATATTGGCAGAACGCTATCTTATTCTAACAATGAAGATGATGATGCTATTGATTATTTTGAAGAGGACAGCAATGAAAACGAAGTTCGCGCGGATGAAGATGGACCGAATATCCAAGAAGTTATAAGAAGACATCAGActttaataaa gTTGTCCGAGCTTCTAGACGACATTTTTAATCGCATGATCTTCTTCAATCTGCTTTTCGCTACCATAACTATTTGTTTCTTTGGTTTTGTTGCTAAG AGTGCCGGGGTCGCGGACTCTGCTTATCATAACTTATGGTACGAAGGCGATACGCGATATCAGAAGATCATTATCTTCATCATTGTGAG gtcCCAACAGCCATGCTGTTTGACATCTATGAGATATGCGCAAGTTACTTTGAATACTTTTACCACG gtGCTGAGTACTACGTGGTCATATTTCTCATTAGCAATCAGCGTATATGAAACTTAA
- the LOC133525607 gene encoding putative odorant receptor 92a isoform X1: MMWLKSHPVITSTFTGHLTFYHTMEHLKDFASEFSKPFAICFDLLAKSNISIYNESKIRGKLRILALVVFYVTFYSSLVVSFKKVFTGELGFYELANLLPIFIVATQGAMKGIVIVSNLSKAKTVIDELGSMWRTTGLTKTQLMKKGVMLKRLNLCNAVFYWMNITGTWQYILVPLFETLFRNFVLGQDQLLFPFLCSLPYDAKRNWMVYLGTYFWESYSMLHLIYMYLGVEFLMITLCSHLATEFELLREEMLHAKPILEHSENTSYKDHIGRTLSYSNNEDDDAIDYFEEDSNENEVRADEDGPNIQEVIRRHQTLIKLSELLDDIFNRMIFFNLLFATITICFFGFVAKIARDLPEMANNFVGVVASMIPIFNLCYYAELLSGASAGVADSAYHNLWYEGDTRYQKIIIFIIVRSQQPCCLTSMRYAQVTLNTFTTVLSTTWSYFSLAISVYET; this comes from the exons atgatgTGGCTTAAGTCTCACCCGGTCATAACATCAACTTTTACTGGACACTTAACTTTTTATCACACAATGGAACATTTAAAAGATTTCGCGTCAGAGTTTTCAAAACCTTTCGCAATTTGCTTTGATTTGTTGGCAAAGTCCAATATTTCGATTTACAATGAAAGTAAAATTCGGGGGAAATTGCGAATTTTAGCGTTGGTTGTTTTCTACGTTACTTTTTATTCTTCATTGGTAGTAAGTTTCAAGAAAGTTTTCACTGGAGAATTGGGGTTTTACGAGTTGGCGAACCTGTTACCTATTTTTATAGTTGCCACGCAAG GTGCAATGAAGGGAATAGTGATTGTTTCAAATTTGTCAAAGGCCAAAACAGTAATTGATGAACTTGGGTCCATGTGGAGGACCACTGGTCTGACCAAAACCCAGCTTATGAAGAAAGGGGTTATGCTGAAGAGGCTGAATCTTTGTAATGCAg TGTTCTACTGGATGAACATCACAGGCACATGGCAGTACATTCTGGTGCCATTATTCGAGACTCTATTCCGTAATTTTGTGCTGGGACAGGACCAACTACTGTTCCCCTTCCTATGCAGCCTACCGTATGACGCAAAGAGGAATTGGATGGTCTATTTAGGGACGTACTTTTGGGAATCCTACAGTA TGCTTCATTTAATATACATGTATCTCGGCGTCGAGTTTTTAATGATCACTTtatgctcacacctcgccactGAGTTTGAGTTGCTTCGCGAAGAAATGCTCCACGCGAAACCAATCTTAGAACACTCTGAAAATACAAGCTATAAGGACCATATTGGCAGAACGCTATCTTATTCTAACAATGAAGATGATGATGCTATTGATTATTTTGAAGAGGACAGCAATGAAAACGAAGTTCGCGCGGATGAAGATGGACCGAATATCCAAGAAGTTATAAGAAGACATCAGActttaataaa gTTGTCCGAGCTTCTAGACGACATTTTTAATCGCATGATCTTCTTCAATCTGCTTTTCGCTACCATAACTATTTGTTTCTTTGGTTTTGTTGCTAAG atcGCGCGGGATCTTCCAGAAATGGCAAATAACTTTGTTGGTGTTGTTGCCTCCATGATACCTATATTCAACCTATGCTATTATGCAGAGTTACTGTCTGGAGCA AGTGCCGGGGTCGCGGACTCTGCTTATCATAACTTATGGTACGAAGGCGATACGCGATATCAGAAGATCATTATCTTCATCATTGTGAG gtcCCAACAGCCATGCTGTTTGACATCTATGAGATATGCGCAAGTTACTTTGAATACTTTTACCACG gtGCTGAGTACTACGTGGTCATATTTCTCATTAGCAATCAGCGTATATGAAACTTAA